Proteins encoded within one genomic window of Deltaproteobacteria bacterium:
- a CDS encoding DUF2080 family transposase-associated protein, whose protein sequence is MPDDSRTVSKSKRPSAGKTRGKVKLEAYGMEMVEKEVRSCGVSGRIYLPKDWVGRHVKIIRLD, encoded by the coding sequence ATGCCGGACGACAGTAGAACGGTCAGCAAATCCAAGCGCCCTTCCGCCGGCAAAACACGCGGAAAGGTCAAGCTGGAGGCGTATGGCATGGAGATGGTGGAGAAGGAAGTCAGGTCATGCGGCGTCAGCGGCCGGATATATCTGCCCAAAGACTGGGTGGGCCGGCATGTCAAAATCATTCGATTGGATTAG